A genomic region of Eriocheir sinensis breed Jianghai 21 chromosome 42, ASM2467909v1, whole genome shotgun sequence contains the following coding sequences:
- the LOC127009837 gene encoding uncharacterized protein LOC127009837 codes for MLSSPYSFFLTEDSGQLGAQVRKVMVVFSDEEVTQWEFLKKVADGTYGFIDTASSAIGRSGQYEKVGKPCLFHIGRNPVRMDLDAFAYPKNSPVKQQFDEVMRWLQYFGIIEHLKSQYYSKACGFSLTTEGPKPISLNQAQGAFYVLGVGLTAALATLMLEATLSLTWCTA; via the exons ACGGAGGACTCGGGGCAGCTCGGGGCTCAGGTGCGGAAGGTGATGGTCGTGTTTAGTGATGAAGAGGTGACGCAGTGGGAGTTTCTGAAGAAGGTAGCAGACGGTACATACGGCTTTatcg ACACGGCGAGCTCAGCCATTGGAAGGTCTGGCCAGTACGAGAAGGTGGGAAAGCCGTGTCTCTTTCACATAGGCCGTAACCCCGTCAGGATGGACCTTGATGCCTTCGCTTACCCTAAAAACAGCCCAGTGAAGCAACAGTTTGATGAAGT GATGCGATGGCTTCAATATTTCGGCATCATTGAACACTTGAAGAGCCAGTACTACTCGAAGGCGTGTGGTTTTAGTCTTACCACGGAGGGGCCGAAGCCAATTAGTCTGAACCAG GCACAGGGAGCATTTTATGTCCTTGGTGTGGGCCTCACCGCCGCCTTAGCCACGCTCATGTTGGAGGCAACACTCTCTCTGACCTGGTGCACTGCTTGA